A portion of the Krasilnikovia cinnamomea genome contains these proteins:
- a CDS encoding SpoIIE family protein phosphatase, translating to MGDDAVRSEMTQELRLPWEEDPEELYEHAPCGYLTTLPDGTIVRVNQTLLTWTGHQRSALVGRRRFRDLLTADSRNDHETRYAPLLAMQGDVREVAFDIVCADGRELPTLVNSVVSRDAGGLPRVIRTTIFDATERRGYEQELLAARRAAEASERRVGVLQQIVAELAAAPTEAEVAEAVLRAPGPAFGALDASIWLVDPDGDRLVVVASTGPAPPGGEQVPRSSSRPVAQVARRGDLHVIGSVREAAEHFPELAETMRRTGRSTVVLLPLTAGPGPDADPPDVLGVLAFGFVEQRTLSGSELRVVRLLGHQAGQALDRARLYDATRRREARAVFLAETTRALEELPRLLPRARRLVERIVPEVAGWAEVRLRVGPAGVVAEAGAPAPDPRWLTERVAAVTTSGDPEYATGAPDTDGGGTGPQRDCTVLPLTVRGRVLGTLALRPASGQRLAGTGFLRELADRAALSLENARLYEQERTIARSLQRSLLAGDLPADSRYTLETYYQAAGQDLEVGGDWFDAFRITGDKLGVVVGDVVGRGIDAATTMGQLRSAIRALASAEAGPARLLERLDRFVERVESARMTTVAYAEINLATSEMTYACAGHQPPLLAEPGSAPRYLLDGRSGPLGSRAARVERVEHRIRLSAGSRLLLYTDGLIERRDRPLDAGFEVLARAYARCRDAPLPGLAARLADLLVGRDHGDDVCLLCLAMGTEERLERSIGADPMQIALLRKDLRGWLAAHAVDADSSEAVLLACSEAVANAIEHGYRDDPFGMVRVVASVAGSAVEVRVADRGTWRQTREEDVRGRGLRLMRQVMDEVVIARGEGTTITMRRGRRGQP from the coding sequence ATGGGTGACGACGCGGTCCGGTCCGAGATGACCCAGGAGCTGCGGCTGCCGTGGGAAGAGGACCCGGAGGAGCTGTACGAGCACGCCCCGTGCGGCTACCTCACCACCCTGCCCGACGGCACGATCGTGCGGGTGAACCAGACGCTGCTGACCTGGACCGGTCACCAGCGGTCGGCGCTGGTCGGCCGTCGCCGCTTCCGCGACCTGCTCACCGCGGACAGCCGCAACGACCACGAGACCCGGTACGCGCCGCTGCTCGCCATGCAGGGCGACGTCCGCGAGGTGGCGTTCGACATCGTCTGCGCCGACGGGCGGGAATTGCCCACGCTCGTCAACTCGGTGGTGAGCCGGGATGCCGGTGGCCTGCCCCGGGTGATCCGTACGACCATTTTCGACGCCACCGAGCGGCGCGGTTACGAGCAGGAGCTGCTCGCCGCGCGGCGCGCGGCCGAGGCGTCCGAGCGGCGGGTCGGCGTCCTGCAGCAGATCGTCGCGGAGCTGGCGGCCGCGCCGACCGAGGCCGAGGTGGCCGAGGCGGTGTTGCGGGCGCCCGGACCGGCGTTCGGCGCGCTGGACGCCAGCATCTGGCTGGTCGACCCGGACGGTGACCGGCTGGTCGTGGTGGCCTCCACCGGGCCCGCCCCGCCGGGCGGCGAACAGGTGCCGCGCTCCTCGTCGCGGCCGGTTGCGCAGGTCGCCCGGCGCGGCGACCTGCACGTCATCGGTTCGGTGCGGGAGGCGGCCGAGCATTTCCCGGAGCTGGCCGAGACGATGCGCCGCACCGGGCGCAGCACGGTGGTGCTGTTGCCGCTGACCGCCGGGCCGGGGCCGGACGCGGACCCACCGGACGTGCTGGGTGTGCTGGCGTTCGGCTTCGTGGAACAGCGCACCCTCAGCGGCAGTGAGCTGCGCGTGGTGCGGCTGCTCGGGCACCAGGCCGGGCAGGCGCTCGACCGGGCCCGCCTCTACGACGCCACCCGCCGCCGGGAGGCGCGCGCCGTCTTCCTGGCCGAGACCACCCGGGCACTGGAGGAGCTGCCCCGGCTGCTGCCCCGGGCCAGGCGGCTGGTGGAGCGGATCGTCCCCGAGGTGGCCGGGTGGGCCGAGGTGCGCCTGCGGGTCGGCCCGGCCGGTGTGGTCGCCGAGGCGGGCGCCCCGGCGCCGGACCCGCGCTGGCTGACCGAGCGGGTCGCGGCCGTGACCACCTCGGGCGATCCCGAGTACGCCACGGGCGCGCCCGACACGGACGGCGGCGGCACGGGGCCGCAGCGGGACTGCACGGTGCTGCCGTTGACCGTCCGCGGCCGGGTCCTGGGCACCCTGGCACTGCGCCCGGCCAGCGGACAGCGGCTGGCCGGGACGGGCTTTCTCCGCGAGCTGGCGGACCGGGCCGCCCTGTCCCTGGAGAACGCCCGCCTGTACGAGCAGGAGCGCACGATCGCCCGTAGCCTCCAGCGCAGCCTGCTGGCCGGGGATCTGCCCGCGGACTCCCGGTACACGCTGGAGACGTACTACCAGGCGGCCGGGCAGGACCTGGAGGTCGGCGGGGACTGGTTCGACGCGTTCCGGATCACCGGCGACAAGCTGGGGGTGGTGGTCGGTGACGTGGTGGGCCGGGGCATCGACGCCGCGACCACGATGGGCCAGCTGCGCAGCGCCATCCGGGCCCTCGCCTCGGCCGAGGCGGGACCGGCGCGGCTGCTGGAGCGGCTGGACCGGTTCGTCGAGCGGGTCGAGTCGGCCCGGATGACCACGGTCGCGTACGCGGAGATCAACCTGGCCACCTCCGAGATGACGTACGCCTGCGCGGGGCACCAGCCGCCGCTGCTGGCCGAGCCGGGCAGCGCCCCGCGCTACCTGCTGGACGGCCGTTCCGGCCCGCTGGGCTCGCGCGCCGCCCGGGTGGAACGGGTCGAGCACCGGATCCGGTTGTCCGCGGGCAGCCGCCTGCTGCTGTACACCGACGGCCTGATCGAGCGCCGGGACCGGCCGCTGGACGCCGGTTTCGAGGTGCTGGCCCGCGCGTACGCCCGGTGCCGCGACGCCCCGCTGCCGGGCCTCGCCGCGCGCCTGGCCGACCTGTTGGTGGGCCGCGACCACGGTGACGACGTCTGCCTGCTCTGCCTGGCCATGGGCACCGAGGAGCGGCTGGAACGCAGCATCGGCGCCGATCCCATGCAGATCGCGCTGCTGCGCAAGGACCTGCGCGGCTGGCTGGCCGCGCACGCGGTCGACGCGGACAGCAGCGAGGCGGTGCTGCTGGCCTGCTCGGAGGCGGTGGCCAACGCGATCGAGCACGGGTACCGCGACGACCCGTTCGGGATGGTCCGGGTGGTGGCGTCGGTGGCCGGCAGCGCGGTCGAGGTGCGGGTGGCCGACCGGGGGACCTGGCGGCAGACCCGCGAGGAGGACGTCCGGGGGCGGGGGCTGCGGTTGATGCGTCAGGTGATGGACGAGGTGGTGATCGCCCGTGGCGAGGGCACGACGATCACGATGCGGCGGGGCCGGCGGGGGCAGCCGTGA
- a CDS encoding TIGR03960 family B12-binding radical SAM protein — MSVASVFPQLEQLLPRVSKPIQYVGGELGVVVKDWEQATVRWALMYPDAYEVGLPNQGVQILYEVLNEQPDVLAERTYAVWPDLEALMREHGVPQFTVDAHRPVRAFDVLGVSFATELGYTNLLGALDLAGIPLEAKDRTEADPIVVAGGHASFNPEPIADFVDAAVLGDGEEAVLEISGIIREWKAEGCPGGREELLLRLARTESIYVPRFYDVDYLSDGRIQRVVPNRPDVPFRVAKRTTMDLDAWPYPKKPLVPLAETVHERYAVEIFRGCTRGCRFCQAGMITRPVRERSITTVGQMVREGLEFSGFNEVGLLSLSSADHSEIGDMCSGLAQQYADTNVSLSLPSTRVDAFNIDLAQELSRNGRRTGLTFAPEGGSERIRKVINKMVTEEDLIRTVVTAYSNGWRQVKLYFMCGLPTETDDDVVQIARMAHEVIKAGRAAAGTKDIRCTVSIGGFVPKPHTPFQWAAMTSPEVIDHRLKLLKQEINSDRSLGRAIGYRYHDGEPSLIEGLLSRGDRRVGRVIRKVWENGGRFDGWSEHFSYARWVDACAEVLPEFGVDLAWFTTRERDQLEVLPWDHLDSGLDKDWLWQDWQDSLGEYEQDDCRWTPCFDCGVCPAMDTEIQIGPTGQKLLPLTPINGMRVPEHTH, encoded by the coding sequence ATGAGCGTGGCATCCGTATTTCCGCAGCTGGAGCAGTTGTTGCCCCGGGTGAGCAAGCCGATCCAGTACGTGGGCGGCGAGCTCGGCGTCGTGGTCAAGGACTGGGAACAGGCCACGGTGCGGTGGGCGCTGATGTACCCGGACGCGTACGAGGTGGGCCTGCCCAACCAGGGCGTCCAGATCCTGTACGAGGTGCTCAACGAGCAGCCGGACGTGCTGGCGGAGCGGACGTACGCGGTCTGGCCCGACCTTGAGGCGCTGATGCGTGAGCACGGCGTCCCGCAGTTCACGGTCGACGCGCACCGCCCGGTGCGGGCGTTCGACGTGCTCGGGGTGTCGTTCGCCACCGAGCTGGGCTACACGAACCTGCTCGGCGCGCTGGACCTGGCCGGTATCCCGCTGGAGGCGAAGGACCGTACCGAGGCCGACCCGATCGTGGTGGCGGGCGGGCACGCCAGCTTCAATCCGGAGCCGATCGCGGACTTCGTCGACGCCGCGGTGCTGGGCGACGGCGAGGAGGCGGTCCTGGAGATCTCCGGGATCATCCGGGAGTGGAAGGCCGAGGGCTGCCCGGGCGGGCGCGAGGAGCTGCTGCTGCGGCTGGCCCGTACGGAAAGCATCTATGTCCCTCGCTTCTACGACGTCGACTATCTGAGCGACGGCCGGATCCAGCGGGTCGTGCCGAACCGCCCGGACGTGCCGTTCCGGGTCGCGAAGCGCACGACCATGGACCTGGACGCCTGGCCGTACCCGAAGAAGCCGCTGGTCCCGCTGGCCGAGACCGTGCACGAGCGGTACGCGGTGGAGATCTTCCGGGGCTGCACCCGGGGCTGCCGGTTCTGCCAGGCCGGGATGATCACCCGCCCGGTGCGGGAGCGGTCGATCACGACCGTGGGGCAGATGGTGCGGGAGGGGCTGGAGTTCTCCGGCTTCAACGAGGTCGGTCTGCTGTCGCTGTCCAGCGCCGACCACTCCGAGATCGGCGACATGTGCTCGGGCCTGGCCCAGCAGTACGCCGACACCAACGTGTCGCTGTCGCTGCCCTCGACGCGGGTGGACGCCTTCAACATCGACCTGGCCCAGGAGTTGTCCCGCAACGGGCGGCGCACCGGCCTGACGTTCGCCCCGGAGGGCGGCTCGGAGCGCATCCGCAAGGTCATCAACAAGATGGTGACCGAGGAGGATCTGATCCGTACGGTCGTCACCGCGTACTCGAACGGCTGGCGGCAGGTGAAGCTGTACTTCATGTGCGGCCTGCCCACCGAGACCGACGACGACGTGGTGCAGATCGCCCGGATGGCGCACGAGGTGATCAAGGCCGGGCGCGCCGCCGCGGGCACCAAGGACATCCGCTGCACGGTGTCGATCGGCGGGTTCGTGCCCAAGCCGCACACGCCGTTCCAGTGGGCCGCGATGACCTCGCCCGAGGTGATCGACCACCGGCTGAAGCTGCTCAAGCAGGAGATCAACAGCGACCGGTCGCTGGGCCGCGCGATCGGCTACCGCTACCACGACGGCGAGCCGTCGCTGATCGAGGGCCTGCTCTCGCGCGGCGACCGCCGGGTCGGCCGGGTCATCCGCAAGGTGTGGGAGAACGGCGGCCGCTTCGACGGCTGGAGCGAGCACTTCTCGTACGCCCGGTGGGTGGACGCGTGTGCCGAGGTGCTGCCGGAATTCGGGGTGGACCTGGCCTGGTTCACCACCCGCGAGCGCGACCAGCTTGAGGTGCTGCCCTGGGACCACCTCGACTCGGGGCTGGACAAGGACTGGCTGTGGCAGGACTGGCAGGACTCGCTCGGCGAGTACGAGCAGGACGACTGCCGGTGGACGCCGTGCTTCGACTGCGGGGTCTGCCCGGCCATGGACACCGAGATCCAGATCGGTCCCACGGGCCAGAAGCTGCTGCCGCTGACCCCGATCAACGGGATGCGGGTGCCGGAACACACCCATTAG
- the ileS gene encoding isoleucine--tRNA ligase, translated as MTQPKAAYPKHSDQAGVPASPDLPAVERSVLEHWAADRTFEASVERRPAGENGSNEFVFYDGPPFANGLPHYGHLFTGYVKDVVPRYQTMRGRRVERRFGWDTHGLPAEVEAEKQLGITTKAQIVELGIDKFNEACRASVLAYTKDWERYVTRQARWVDFDNDYKTLDPDYMESVMWAFKTLHDKGLVYEGFRVLAYCFRCETPLSNTETRMDDVYRDRTDPALTVWFQLESGEKVGVWTTTPWTLPSNLALAVGPDIEYAVLERDGQKYLFGAGRVAAYAKELEGFVQVGTVFGRDLVGRRYTPLFDYLVEQGGPNAFQVLGADFVTTEDGTGVVHLAPAFGEDDQNVCNAAGIPTVVTVDDHTRFTALVPDYQGMQVFDANKPVIAALKERGVVLRHDGYTHSYPHCWRCDTPLVYKAVSSWFVAVSTFRDRMVELNQEITWTPAHIKDGSFGKWLAGARDWSISRNRFWGSPIPVWKSDDPNYPRVDVYGSFAELEKDFGVKVADLHRPYIDELTRPNPDDPTGQAVMRRVPEVLDCWFESGSMPFAQVHYPFENKEWFEHHYPGDFIVEYIGQTRGWFYTMHVLATALFDRPAFRNCLSHGILQGADGRKMSKSLRNYPDVYEVFDSYGSDAMRWMLVSSPVLRGGDMPVTETAIRDAVRQVLLPLWNVWYFFSLYANASGHEARLRTDSTHLLDRYVLAKTGELVTDVQRQMDEYDISGACATVRSYLDALTNWYVRRSRDRFWAGDADAFDTLATVLETLCRVVAPLAPLTAEEIWRGLTGERSVHLTDWPSASVFPADHELVAAMDAIRDVASAALSLRKARGLRVRLPLATLTVATAGAASLEPFAALLADEVNVKEVRFSQDMATYCRQVLTVVPRVLGPRVGKQVQQVIKAVKAEEWELVDGAPVAAGVTLAEGEYELRLVAADVENSAPLPGGAGVVVLDTTVTPELAAEGLARDVIRVVQQARRDADLDVSDRISLTVAASAEVEAAVDRHRTFVADETLATSLSFGVLDPSAGFTGEVGDGEQVTVAVLRAV; from the coding sequence ATGACTCAGCCGAAGGCTGCTTATCCCAAGCACAGCGATCAGGCGGGCGTGCCCGCCAGCCCCGACCTGCCCGCGGTCGAGCGCTCGGTGCTCGAGCACTGGGCCGCCGACCGCACCTTCGAGGCGAGCGTCGAGCGGCGCCCCGCCGGGGAGAACGGCAGCAACGAGTTCGTCTTCTACGACGGGCCGCCGTTCGCCAACGGGCTGCCGCACTACGGCCACCTCTTCACCGGCTACGTCAAGGACGTCGTCCCGCGCTACCAGACCATGCGCGGGCGCCGGGTCGAGCGCCGCTTCGGCTGGGACACCCACGGCCTGCCCGCCGAGGTGGAGGCGGAGAAGCAGCTCGGCATCACCACCAAGGCGCAGATCGTCGAGCTCGGCATCGACAAGTTCAACGAGGCGTGCCGTGCCTCGGTGCTCGCGTACACCAAGGATTGGGAACGCTACGTCACCCGGCAGGCCCGGTGGGTGGACTTCGACAACGACTACAAGACCCTCGACCCGGACTACATGGAATCGGTCATGTGGGCCTTCAAGACCCTGCACGACAAGGGCCTTGTGTACGAGGGGTTCCGCGTCCTCGCGTACTGCTTCCGGTGCGAGACGCCGCTGTCGAACACCGAGACCCGGATGGACGACGTCTACCGGGACCGGACCGACCCGGCGCTGACCGTCTGGTTCCAGCTGGAGTCCGGCGAGAAGGTCGGGGTCTGGACCACCACGCCGTGGACGCTGCCGTCGAACCTCGCGCTAGCGGTCGGCCCGGACATCGAGTACGCGGTGCTCGAGCGCGACGGCCAGAAGTACCTGTTCGGGGCGGGGCGCGTCGCGGCGTACGCAAAGGAGCTTGAAGGGTTTGTGCAGGTCGGCACCGTGTTCGGCCGGGACCTGGTCGGCAGGCGGTACACCCCGCTGTTCGACTACCTGGTCGAGCAGGGCGGGCCGAACGCGTTCCAGGTGCTCGGCGCGGACTTCGTGACCACCGAGGACGGCACCGGGGTGGTGCACCTGGCGCCCGCGTTCGGTGAGGACGACCAGAACGTCTGCAACGCGGCCGGGATCCCGACCGTGGTCACCGTGGACGACCACACCCGGTTCACCGCGCTGGTGCCCGACTACCAGGGCATGCAGGTCTTCGACGCGAACAAGCCGGTGATCGCCGCGCTCAAGGAGCGGGGTGTCGTGCTGCGCCACGACGGCTACACCCACTCGTATCCGCACTGCTGGCGGTGCGACACCCCGCTGGTCTACAAGGCGGTGTCGTCGTGGTTCGTGGCGGTCAGCACGTTCCGGGACCGGATGGTCGAGCTGAACCAGGAGATCACCTGGACGCCCGCGCACATCAAGGACGGCTCGTTCGGCAAGTGGCTGGCGGGCGCGCGGGACTGGTCGATCAGCCGGAACCGGTTCTGGGGCTCGCCGATCCCGGTGTGGAAGTCCGACGACCCGAACTACCCGCGGGTCGACGTGTACGGCTCGTTCGCGGAGCTGGAGAAGGACTTCGGGGTGAAGGTCGCGGACCTGCACCGGCCGTACATCGATGAACTGACCCGGCCGAACCCGGACGACCCGACCGGGCAGGCCGTGATGCGCCGGGTGCCGGAGGTGCTGGACTGCTGGTTCGAGTCCGGTTCGATGCCGTTCGCGCAGGTGCACTACCCGTTCGAGAACAAGGAGTGGTTCGAGCACCACTACCCGGGCGACTTCATCGTCGAGTACATCGGGCAGACCCGCGGCTGGTTCTACACCATGCACGTGCTGGCCACGGCGCTGTTCGACCGGCCCGCGTTCCGCAACTGCCTCAGCCACGGCATCCTGCAGGGCGCCGACGGACGCAAGATGTCCAAGAGCCTGCGCAACTACCCCGACGTGTACGAGGTGTTCGACTCCTACGGGTCCGATGCGATGCGCTGGATGCTGGTGTCGTCGCCGGTGCTGCGCGGCGGGGACATGCCGGTCACCGAGACGGCGATCCGGGACGCGGTGCGCCAGGTGCTGCTGCCGCTGTGGAACGTCTGGTACTTCTTCAGCCTGTACGCCAACGCGTCCGGCCACGAAGCCCGGCTGCGGACTGACTCGACACATCTGCTGGACCGCTACGTGCTGGCCAAGACCGGCGAACTCGTCACGGACGTGCAGCGGCAGATGGACGAGTACGACATCTCCGGGGCGTGCGCGACCGTGCGGTCGTACCTGGACGCGCTGACGAACTGGTACGTGCGCCGCTCCCGGGACCGGTTCTGGGCGGGCGACGCGGACGCGTTCGACACGCTCGCGACCGTGCTGGAGACCCTGTGCCGGGTGGTGGCGCCGCTGGCGCCGCTGACCGCCGAGGAGATCTGGCGCGGCCTGACCGGCGAGCGTTCCGTGCACCTGACCGACTGGCCGTCCGCCTCGGTGTTCCCGGCCGACCACGAGCTGGTGGCGGCCATGGACGCGATCCGGGACGTGGCGTCGGCGGCGCTGTCGCTGCGCAAGGCGCGCGGTCTGCGGGTACGGCTGCCGCTGGCGACGCTGACCGTGGCCACGGCCGGGGCGGCGAGCCTGGAACCGTTCGCGGCCCTGCTGGCCGACGAGGTCAACGTCAAGGAGGTGCGGTTCAGCCAGGACATGGCGACGTACTGCCGCCAGGTGCTGACCGTGGTGCCGCGGGTGCTCGGCCCGCGGGTCGGCAAGCAGGTCCAGCAGGTGATCAAGGCGGTGAAGGCCGAGGAGTGGGAGCTGGTGGACGGCGCGCCGGTCGCCGCCGGGGTCACCCTCGCCGAGGGCGAGTACGAGCTGCGCCTGGTCGCGGCGGACGTGGAGAACTCCGCACCGCTGCCCGGCGGTGCGGGCGTCGTCGTCCTCGACACCACGGTCACCCCGGAGCTGGCCGCCGAGGGCCTCGCCCGCGACGTCATCCGGGTGGTCCAGCAGGCCCGGCGCGACGCCGACCTGGACGTGTCGGACCGGATCTCCCTCACCGTCGCGGCTTCGGCCGAGGTCGAGGCGGCGGTGGACCGGCACCGTACGTTCGTGGCGGACGAGACGCTGGCGACGTCGCTGTCCTTCGGGGTGCTGGATCCCAGCGCCGGGTTCACCGGCGAGGTCGGTGACGGCGAGCAGGTGACCGTCGCGGTGCTCCGCGCGGTGTGA
- a CDS encoding STAS domain-containing protein, producing MTRQVTFGQCDGSDVVGLSGEIDFANAATIGREVAHRAGGAGPVLIDLTGVSFLDGAGVRLLDALVADLERQGRRVRLVVGRSGPARMTLLLRAFRDELLATDLDEAAAELGRGPAYPGVP from the coding sequence GTGACCCGGCAGGTGACCTTCGGGCAGTGCGACGGCAGCGACGTGGTGGGGCTCTCCGGGGAGATCGACTTCGCGAACGCGGCCACGATCGGCCGGGAGGTCGCGCACCGCGCGGGCGGCGCGGGGCCGGTGCTGATCGACCTGACTGGGGTCTCGTTCCTCGACGGGGCGGGGGTGCGGCTGCTGGACGCGCTGGTGGCCGACCTGGAACGGCAGGGCCGCCGGGTCCGGCTCGTGGTGGGCCGGTCCGGGCCGGCCCGGATGACGCTGCTGTTGCGGGCGTTCCGTGACGAGCTGCTGGCTACCGATCTGGACGAGGCCGCGGCGGAACTGGGGCGCGGACCCGCGTACCCTGGAGTCCCATGA
- a CDS encoding methyl-accepting chemotaxis protein: MVRILRRVRLRSRLLLAFGAFCLLISAMTFVGVVESGRQAAVTDEVARLRVLTRDVMQLKFRGADVSARQLAYAWDAPFVGGRAATDPESSNRKIFLDVLKDLDADMKAVPVGELTPAEQKIFTEIKASFATFMKYDAQVVALFKQDSPESLKLANMVMLGNGYDSYYSIMDNTARLINSVHARSDLAQQQARIAAQRLRMLLFVGAGLAVVLTILMGLAITSSVVKPVAAVADALRTLARRDLTGKLPVEGHDELTVMAGAFNEATAAMRETLASVGARASAVASSSQALAQVSDRMQEQAADTSLQANVVAGAAGEVSDNVAGMASAAEEMNASINEIARSTEAAASVAGDAVTTAQETSAAVRELIEASGEIGQIVKTITAIAEQTNLLALNATIEAARAGDAGKGFAVVASEVKDLSQETARASEDIIAKIDAIQQTTERAAASIGQISGVVRQISELQSTIAAAVEEQSATTAEINRNVSEVSAGSQQIAAGVGGVADIASATTRDADATRESARDLGDTARELDELVSSFGY, translated from the coding sequence ATGGTGCGGATTCTGCGGCGCGTGCGGCTTCGCTCGCGGCTGCTGCTCGCGTTCGGGGCGTTCTGCCTGCTGATCTCGGCGATGACCTTCGTCGGGGTGGTGGAGTCGGGTCGCCAGGCGGCGGTCACCGACGAGGTGGCCCGGTTGCGGGTGCTGACCCGCGACGTCATGCAGCTCAAGTTCCGTGGCGCAGACGTGAGCGCACGTCAGCTCGCCTACGCCTGGGATGCTCCCTTCGTCGGCGGCAGGGCGGCTACCGACCCGGAGTCGTCCAACCGCAAGATTTTCCTGGACGTCCTGAAGGACCTCGACGCCGACATGAAGGCGGTTCCCGTCGGCGAACTCACCCCCGCCGAGCAGAAGATCTTCACGGAGATCAAGGCTAGCTTCGCCACCTTCATGAAGTACGACGCCCAGGTCGTCGCCCTGTTCAAGCAGGACTCGCCGGAGTCGCTGAAGCTGGCGAACATGGTGATGCTGGGCAACGGGTACGACTCGTACTACTCGATCATGGACAACACCGCCCGGCTGATCAACTCCGTGCACGCGCGCAGCGACCTGGCGCAGCAGCAGGCCCGCATCGCCGCGCAGCGGCTGCGGATGCTGCTGTTCGTCGGTGCCGGCCTGGCGGTCGTGCTGACGATCCTGATGGGTCTGGCGATCACCAGCAGTGTGGTCAAGCCGGTCGCCGCCGTGGCCGATGCGCTGCGCACCCTCGCCCGCCGCGACCTGACCGGCAAGCTGCCGGTCGAGGGCCACGACGAGCTCACCGTGATGGCCGGGGCGTTCAACGAGGCCACCGCGGCCATGCGGGAGACGCTGGCCAGCGTCGGCGCGCGCGCGTCGGCGGTGGCGTCGTCCTCGCAGGCGCTGGCCCAGGTGTCCGACCGGATGCAGGAGCAGGCCGCGGACACCAGCCTGCAGGCCAACGTGGTGGCGGGCGCGGCCGGGGAGGTCTCCGACAACGTGGCGGGCATGGCCTCCGCGGCCGAGGAGATGAACGCCTCCATCAACGAGATCGCCCGCAGCACCGAGGCAGCGGCCTCGGTAGCGGGCGACGCGGTGACCACCGCGCAGGAGACCTCCGCCGCGGTGCGCGAGCTGATCGAGGCCAGCGGCGAGATCGGCCAGATCGTCAAGACGATCACCGCGATCGCGGAGCAGACCAACCTGCTGGCGCTGAACGCGACCATCGAGGCGGCCCGGGCGGGCGACGCGGGCAAGGGCTTCGCGGTGGTGGCCAGCGAGGTCAAGGACCTGTCGCAGGAGACGGCCCGCGCCTCGGAGGACATCATCGCCAAGATCGACGCGATCCAGCAGACCACCGAGCGGGCGGCCGCGTCCATCGGCCAGATCTCCGGGGTGGTCAGGCAGATCTCCGAGCTGCAGAGCACCATCGCGGCAGCCGTGGAGGAGCAGTCCGCCACGACGGCCGAGATCAACCGCAACGTCTCCGAGGTCTCCGCCGGTTCGCAGCAGATCGCTGCCGGTGTGGGCGGGGTGGCGGACATCGCGTCGGCCACCACCCGCGACGCCGACGCCACCCGGGAATCCGCCCGCGACCTCGGCGACACCGCTCGCGAACTGGACGAACTGGTCTCCTCGTTCGGCTACTGA
- a CDS encoding lysophospholipid acyltransferase family protein has product MPLLYSIGKVTVGNAMILGWRPQVDGLEHIPTTGGAIFAGNHLSVADELFLGAVVPRHIAFWAKAEYFTGKGIGGLFTRTLMHGLGAIKVERAGGRAALTAFDGAIPVLKGGDMVAVYPEGTRSPDGRLYRGRTGVARLAVGAGVPIIPVGMLGTDEVQPIGQPYPKLGKGRGKVVVRFGKPIETIGRTDDRTSLRALTDEVMAEIQKLTGQEYVPRYAPPRQQQS; this is encoded by the coding sequence TTGCCGCTGCTCTACTCGATCGGCAAAGTCACTGTCGGTAACGCCATGATCCTCGGCTGGCGACCTCAGGTCGACGGCCTGGAACACATCCCCACCACCGGCGGCGCGATCTTCGCCGGTAATCACCTGTCGGTCGCCGACGAACTGTTCCTCGGCGCCGTCGTCCCCCGGCACATCGCCTTCTGGGCCAAGGCCGAATACTTCACCGGCAAGGGCATCGGCGGTCTGTTCACCCGCACGCTCATGCACGGCCTCGGCGCCATCAAGGTGGAACGGGCGGGCGGGCGCGCCGCACTGACCGCGTTCGACGGGGCGATTCCCGTGCTCAAGGGCGGCGACATGGTCGCCGTCTACCCCGAGGGGACCCGGTCCCCGGACGGGCGGCTCTACCGGGGCCGTACCGGGGTGGCCCGGCTCGCGGTCGGCGCCGGAGTGCCGATCATCCCGGTCGGCATGCTCGGCACGGACGAGGTGCAGCCCATCGGGCAGCCGTACCCGAAGCTGGGCAAGGGGCGGGGCAAGGTCGTGGTCCGGTTCGGCAAGCCGATCGAGACCATCGGCCGGACCGATGACCGTACGTCGCTGCGGGCGCTGACCGATGAAGTCATGGCCGAGATCCAGAAGCTGACGGGGCAGGAGTACGTGCCCCGGTACGCCCCGCCGCGCCAGCAGCAGTCCTGA